One window of the Bacteroidales bacterium genome contains the following:
- a CDS encoding DUF4255 domain-containing protein: MIDNALTFIKKYVSEELNSRLGAPVETKIDSISKEGSSDSLYITLINIEEEKFYKNQNHYRKENVYDSSYKIVNPEIKLNLYILFSAQKTDYTEALKQISHIITIFQGKNVFEKDDFPKEITNLESLIIELYSLSFEQNNSLWQTMGSKIVPSVLYKVKLLSIQDNKKLGDVGEVRGIGFDILRKS; the protein is encoded by the coding sequence ATGATTGACAATGCATTAACATTTATAAAAAAGTATGTAAGCGAAGAATTGAATTCACGGCTTGGAGCTCCTGTAGAAACTAAAATTGACAGCATTAGTAAAGAGGGATCCTCCGATAGTTTATATATTACCTTGATTAATATTGAAGAAGAAAAATTTTATAAGAATCAGAATCATTATAGAAAAGAGAATGTTTATGACTCCAGTTATAAAATTGTAAACCCTGAAATAAAACTGAATCTGTATATACTTTTTTCGGCGCAGAAAACCGATTATACTGAAGCTTTAAAACAAATATCGCATATCATTACTATTTTTCAGGGCAAAAATGTTTTTGAAAAAGATGATTTTCCAAAAGAAATCACAAATCTTGAATCATTGATAATTGAATTGTATTCATTGTCATTCGAGCAGAATAACAGCCTATGGCAGACTATGGGAAGTAAAATAGTTCCATCGGTTTTATATAAAGTGAAATTATTGAGCATACAGGATAACAAGAAACTTGGTGATGTTGGCGAAGTACGTGGAATTGGTTTTGATATATTACGTAAATCATAA
- a CDS encoding contractile injection system tape measure protein, with amino-acid sequence MSVNSLINRLAINFKYSDGIERGIALPLSQEYYETLIQPAIEKVFEKYNQYDIRIEKLEIDLNNLSIEEIPFRLTQFLEEEIIKYIRNNKPEDFKNPEINYQKKEPDLNDKTQAFIYYLKHAIIPWYYCGSDLFDISKITYDIFVRAEIKIDFIYNLLHIISGDKIALQRFYYLTDDEILDKILVSITNATEIKTIYEIITRSIEKLKRKQKEELRKSFFESIIRESYSGQMNMDKVIHTFTDIILQQPRSNVLKKEITTALIISSPEKRIASIMEIFSKHISEKRIFIKSMLYNQDEDISKLNDRYSTETFADSDTKKRIQITNAGLVILNPMIKNLFDALGFIDSGGKFKSENLRQRSVHILQSITGLPGKHYEHLLPLNKIICGMNMLTPVDPIFRIKKQERDEINDMIKAVLEYWSALKSTSVKGLQESFIQRKGTIEKSDKDWILRVENTGIDLLLDELPWSINILNYPWNDYIIHVEWKH; translated from the coding sequence ATGTCGGTCAATAGTTTGATAAACCGATTAGCCATAAATTTTAAATATTCTGATGGTATTGAAAGGGGAATAGCATTACCACTCAGCCAGGAATATTATGAAACGCTCATTCAACCTGCAATAGAGAAGGTTTTTGAAAAGTATAATCAATATGATATCCGAATCGAAAAGTTAGAAATTGATTTAAATAATTTAAGCATTGAAGAAATTCCTTTCCGTTTAACTCAATTTTTAGAAGAAGAGATCATAAAATATATCAGGAATAATAAACCTGAAGATTTTAAAAATCCTGAAATAAACTATCAAAAAAAAGAACCTGATTTAAACGATAAAACCCAGGCATTTATCTACTATCTGAAACATGCTATAATCCCTTGGTACTACTGCGGTTCAGACTTATTCGATATAAGTAAAATCACCTATGATATTTTCGTCCGTGCTGAAATAAAAATTGATTTTATTTATAATTTATTACATATTATATCCGGTGATAAAATTGCACTGCAACGATTTTATTATTTAACCGATGATGAAATTCTGGATAAAATACTGGTATCAATTACAAACGCTACTGAAATAAAAACCATTTACGAAATCATTACAAGGTCGATTGAGAAATTAAAAAGAAAACAAAAAGAAGAATTACGAAAAAGTTTTTTCGAATCGATCATACGTGAATCGTATTCAGGGCAAATGAATATGGATAAGGTCATACATACTTTTACTGACATAATTCTCCAACAACCACGATCCAATGTTTTAAAGAAAGAAATAACTACAGCCTTGATAATTTCTTCACCTGAAAAAAGAATTGCATCTATAATGGAAATTTTTTCAAAGCATATTTCAGAGAAAAGAATTTTTATCAAATCAATGTTGTACAACCAAGATGAAGATATTTCAAAATTAAATGATCGTTATTCTACGGAAACTTTCGCGGATTCAGATACAAAAAAAAGAATTCAAATTACCAATGCAGGTCTGGTGATTTTAAACCCTATGATAAAAAACCTTTTCGATGCATTGGGATTTATTGATTCGGGCGGAAAATTCAAATCAGAAAATTTGCGTCAGCGTTCTGTTCATATTCTGCAATCGATTACCGGATTACCAGGAAAACATTATGAACATTTATTACCCCTGAATAAAATTATTTGCGGCATGAATATGCTTACACCTGTTGACCCCATATTCCGTATAAAAAAACAGGAACGTGATGAAATCAACGATATGATTAAAGCGGTACTGGAATATTGGAGCGCGTTAAAAAGCACATCAGTAAAGGGTTTGCAGGAATCATTTATCCAACGTAAGGGAACGATAGAAAAAAGCGACAAAGACTGGATACTGCGTGTTGAAAATACAGGTATTGACTTGCTTCTTGATGAACTTCCCTGGAGCATTAATATTTTAAATTATCCGTGGAACGATTATATTATACATGTTGAATGGAAACATTAG
- a CDS encoding ATP-binding protein translates to METLELKKQSINKLAANAAFIEQELKWFSEVVNTRLKIYFNHDSIFSSIEEIPAPEIEGTQSLYENFIESYKLNRMDRICLMLSFVPLLKPQLFDCFNIKNANTDQRFTEFGCIRGNHHNGLIPTFETLLFIIAGDNISERLNYINYFHHHFLFKKRMLNFELISENEPQHSAIITPSVDLIATLIKSGKYSPEFSMRFPARKITTEQRWDELVLDDTIFSQINEIKTWIELGDKMLDEWNLRRKMKPGYRSLFYGPSGSGKTFTATLLGKYTNRDVYCVDLSMVVSKYIGETEKNLSKIFESAEDKNWILFFDEADALFGKRTNIKDSHDRYANQEVSYLLQRVEDYNGLVVLSTNLKTNIDDAFARRFQSVIQFTIPNAEQRERLWKNTFSERTVFAKDVNLTEIAEKYEVTGGAILNIVRYCSLMAMSRNNNIILSSDIINGIRKEFHKEGKTI, encoded by the coding sequence ATGGAAACATTAGAATTAAAAAAACAAAGCATTAATAAACTGGCTGCAAACGCCGCATTTATTGAACAAGAATTAAAATGGTTCAGTGAAGTTGTAAATACTCGATTAAAAATTTATTTTAATCATGATAGTATTTTTTCATCGATAGAAGAAATACCTGCACCTGAAATAGAAGGAACTCAAAGCCTATACGAGAATTTTATTGAGTCATATAAACTGAATCGTATGGACAGGATTTGTTTAATGCTTTCATTTGTGCCACTATTAAAACCACAATTATTCGATTGCTTCAATATAAAAAATGCCAACACCGACCAGCGCTTTACTGAATTCGGCTGTATTCGCGGCAATCATCATAATGGACTGATACCAACTTTCGAAACACTTTTATTTATTATTGCCGGAGATAATATTTCTGAGCGACTGAATTATATCAATTATTTTCATCATCATTTTTTATTCAAAAAAAGAATGCTGAATTTTGAATTGATATCAGAAAATGAACCTCAGCATAGCGCTATTATTACACCATCTGTTGATTTAATTGCAACACTTATTAAAAGCGGAAAATATTCTCCTGAATTTTCAATGAGATTTCCGGCACGTAAGATTACTACTGAACAACGCTGGGATGAGCTGGTACTTGATGATACGATATTTTCTCAGATCAATGAGATCAAAACATGGATTGAACTGGGCGATAAAATGCTTGATGAATGGAATCTGCGTCGCAAAATGAAACCCGGCTATCGAAGTCTTTTTTACGGACCTTCAGGGTCAGGAAAAACTTTTACTGCAACATTACTTGGGAAGTATACCAACAGGGATGTTTATTGCGTTGACCTTTCGATGGTGGTATCAAAATATATTGGAGAAACTGAAAAAAATCTTTCAAAAATATTTGAAAGCGCAGAAGATAAAAACTGGATTTTATTTTTTGATGAAGCTGATGCATTGTTCGGGAAACGTACCAACATCAAGGATTCGCATGATCGTTATGCTAACCAGGAAGTTTCGTATTTACTACAACGTGTTGAAGATTATAACGGACTTGTTGTTCTTTCAACAAACTTAAAAACTAATATTGACGATGCTTTTGCGCGACGTTTTCAAAGTGTGATTCAATTTACCATTCCTAATGCAGAACAGCGCGAACGTTTATGGAAGAATACTTTTTCCGAAAGAACTGTTTTCGCTAAGGATGTTAACCTTACTGAAATAGCCGAAAAATATGAAGTTACGGGGGGGGCAATATTGAATATAGTCCGCTATTGCTCACTAATGGCAATGAGCAGGAATAATAATATCATTCTTAGCTCTGATATTATTAATGGTATCCGAAAAGAATTTCATAAAGAAGGTAAAACAATTTAA